GTTTTGACTTTGTCAGCAACCGTTTTCAACGTCTCTAAAGGCGTAGCCAACCATTCCAGCACGGCGTGGAACAACACCAAATCGAACTCCGGTAATTCGGGTGCTAAATCTTGTGCCGCGCCGTGCAAAAAATTTGCTTTTAGCTTGGCGTCCGAAAAATTTTGCTCTGCCTTGTGCAGCATCTTCTTGGAGAGGTCACATAACGTGACTTGGTGTCCTGCTTCCGCCAGCCACTGCGACACTTGGGCAAAACCACAACCCGCATCCCATATGTTCAATTGCGATTGTTGGTATAGATGATCAAGATCTTCTTTAAGCAATTTCAGGCGCCATTCGCCCTTAACGGTGTCATAAACCCGTTTTTCAAATTTGTGGACGAGGTTGTCAAAGTTGCGATCTGCTGGGGCGTTTTTTTTCATTTTCTGGCAGTTTCGTTTTTGGTTTGCCTATTTTACAGAAAACAAATTTGCAATCTGCAATTGAAATGGGTTCAATAGAGGTGAAGTTAGATTTGGCCTTATCCTTTTTCTTTTGTTATCAGGAGTTTAAAGTTTAGCAAAATGAGTCTGCAACGATGAATTTAGAAAGCACTTTGAACACTTGGAACGGTCACCCGGACGATCTTAAGTCCATTTACCGCCAATTTAAAATCCAACCGGATTTTGTTATGCAGTTGTTGCCCTTGTTGAAACAAAAACAGCAACGCGGCGCCAGTGAACTATTGAAAATTTATCTTGGCAATCAAGGTCAGTTACCTGAAGGTTCAACCACCAGTATTTTGAAGAGTCTCTGTGTGACGCAAAGCTGGCAAACGCAGGAAAACCTGCTGGCATGTTTACCTTTCTTACATCCTTATCCAAAGCCGCAACAAGCCGCGCTGGCCCATTTTATTCACAACGCATTGCATTCGACACATAAATCGGTCGCAGTGTTGGCAGAGCAAGCGGTAACAGAGTATGAAAAGGACTTTCCAGACCAACCTTTTGCACAGTTTTTGTCAGAAGAAGAAAAGGCAATGGATGATGTTGAGGACAAAAAATCCAATGCTGACCAACAAATGAGCGCATCGCTTTTTTGAGTCTGTTTTTAATTCTTCTACCCCAACCTGGCAGATTTTTATGACTTTTTGGGGAGTGACAACTGTACGACTATTCCCGATAAAAGCATCGTCACACCGACAAACCAAAAAGGTAAGATAAGGTTTTGCGACCATTGCGTCATGATGCCCATTGCAAGCGCCCCAAATGCATAGCCTGAATCCCGCCAGAAACGGTAAATCCCAATTAAGCTCGCTCGATGTTGTGGCGGTGCAAAATCGCCAACGGCGGCACCTAGATTTGGATACAGCATTGCCATTCCAAAGCCTATAAAGGCGGCTTCAAGAGTCCAGAGCGAAACGTCGGATGTATAAGGAATGGCGAGAACGCCTAACCCACAGAAAACCATGCCCCAGACAATGAGGACTTTGCGGCCGATTTTGTCAGACAGTGGTCCGGTAATAAGTTGACTGGCACCCCAAACAATTCCATAAACGGCAATGATAGAACTTGCCTGAATAAGCGTTAGGTTTTGTGAAAGAAAGTAGACGGGAAGGAAAATCCAAACAATGGCATCGGTAAATTTTTCGACTAAGCCAGCTTGGTTTAAGGCAACTAGGGGCTTATTTTCGATGCTTGCAGTGCGAAAGAGTTGGCTCAGTGTTTGATGGCTGGTGTCCTGTCCTGAGGTTTGCGCTTGCTGCACGTGTAATTGTGCCCAGGGCAGGGTTTCGACGATAGTGAGTTTGGCCAGCAACAAACCTGACAAAATCACAATCAAACTGAAAATGAACAGACCCTCTTTTGCCCCCCAAAGCTCAACAAAATAGGCAGTAATCACACCTGCAATACCTACCGCAGCGTAGCCGGAGAATTCATTAACGCCATTCACCAGACCTTTTTGGGTGGTTTTGGCCAAATCAAGTTTGCTGTTCAGCGCCATAGACCAACACATACCTTGATTGAAGCCGAGCAGAATAGTTGCGCCAATAATCCAGTTCCAATTAGGCGAGTAAAGCAGCATAAAGGGAATTGGAATGGCGATTAACCAGCCCCAGATCAGTACTTGTTTTCGACCGTAATGCTCGCTCAATTTGCCTGCAAACAGGTTCATGATCGCCTTAACGATGCCGAAAGCGACAACAAAAGACGTGAGAAGGAAAAAGGCTTGATCAGCCAACCCGAAGTCGGTTTCCGCTAATCCCGGTACGGCGACCCTTGTCATGCCAATGGTTAAACCTACGAGAAATATCTGGACAAGATGGAGTCCAAACTGATGTTTGTTGCTCAATATCCCATGGGAAATGTGTTGTTCGGTCATTGTTATGATGTCGTCCGGAAATAAAAACGAATTGCATTGTACTGTTGGTTACTTTAACATTCAATTCTTTGATTGAATGTATTGTTTCAGTTGGATAGATTCACTTTTTGAGAGCAGTAAATAACGTAATAACGCCATAAATTGGCAGAGAAACGGGTTGTTTGATGGCAGATATCAAAAAACAATTGTTTGAAAGGCTGGCGATGGTTGCGCATTGCTTAGCGTCTCCACAACGGATTGCATTACTGGATTATTTGGCTCAAGCAGAGCGAAGTGTGGAAGAGTTGAGCCAGTTAAGTGGATTAAATTTTGCCAACACGTCTCGGCATCTTCAGGTTTTGAAAAATCATGGGTTGGTTTTGGTTAAAAAACAGGGTAAAAGCCGTGTTTATGAAATCTCAGGTGAGGATGTCATTTTGCTTGTACGTAGCTTAAGGCAAACTGCGGAAACGCATATTGCCGAGATGGACAGGTTATTGTTAGATTTGGATGCGAACGAGATCTTTAGCAAGCAGATGAGCAGACAGGAGCTTTTGGGACGCTTGGATGAAAAGAACTTTGTCATTGTTGATGTCCGCCCAGAGAAAGAGTTTGCACAGGGACATATTAAAGGCGCGATCAACGTTTCACCGGATCAGATAAATGAAGCCGTTGAAACTCTGCCAAAGGGCAAGGTGGTGGTCGCTTATTGCCGAGGACCCTATTGTGTATACTCAAAACAACTATTAAATGCATTAAAAGAAAATGGCCAGCAGTCTTACCAACTGGAAGAAGGGTTTCCGGAATGGAAAGCTGAAGGATTCCCGTGGATGACTTAATGAAATATGCTGGATTGTGATTAGATTTGTTGATAAGTTTGTCCGAAAAATGAATTTCTCTTTTGGTTACAAAATTGATTAAATTAGCATCTTCTTATACAGAAGATTGAAGCAAAGAAGCAGCTTTAAAAGGAAAGCATATGTCTACCTTGAATGATTTTGAAAATTTAAAAACCCATTTACAAAAAGTAATCGTAGGTCAGGAGTCTCTGTTGGAGCGTTTGATGATTGCGATGCTGACAGGGGGACATTTGCTGTTGGAAGGGCCGCCGGGCCTGGCGAAAACCACCGCGGTTAAAACCTTGGCTGAAGCTGTAAAAGCGAGCTTTCAACGTATTCAGTTCACACCGGATTTGATGCCGGGCGATGTGATGGGGTCAGACATCCTCGATCCGCAATCTGGGCAGCTCAATTTCGTTAAAGGCCCTATTTTCAATGAAATCGTACTGGCGGATGAAATCAACCGTGCGCCGCCAAAGGTGCAATCGGCATTGTTGGAAGCCATGGCTGAGAAGCAGGTAACGGCCGGTGGTAAGACGCGTATGCTACCAGATTTATTTATTGTTATGGCGACGCAAAACCCACTGGAACAGAGCGGTACTTATCCGCTACCGGAGGCACAACTTGACCGCTTTATGCTGCATGTGGTGTTGGATTATCCGACGGATGAAGAAGAATTGGAAATCCTTCGCCGTGACCGTTCGCATCACTTTGGCGAAGATAAAGAACAGTTGAACGCATTCTTGACGCCAGAGATGGTGTTGTCAGCACGCCATAAAATTTCTGAGCAATATGTCTCGCCTGAAGTGGAAAGATACATCGTCGATCTGACGGCCGCGACGCGTAAACTTGAGAAATATGATGCTTCTTTGGCGGGTATTGTCGAAATTGGTGCTTCGCCTCGTGCTACGCTGTCATTACTGCATAGTGCCAGTGCTTATGCTTGGCTGCAGGGCCGTGATTTTGTCACGCCAGACGATGCGATTGCAATGTTGCCGGATATTTTAAGACATCGTATCCGTGTCAGTTTCTCAGGTCGTGCGCAGCAATGGACGGAAGATTCGGTGATTGCCGAAATCATCAAACGTGTTCCTGTGCCGATGACTCAGACCGCACAAACTGCCGCTCAATAAACCGTTTTAAGCAAGGCTTCTCATGTCATCAACGTCGGTGTTTTTACAGCTGAATCGTCTATCTGATTGGTTGCGCAAGCTTTTCAAGCCTGTGCAGCCTGATACTGTGGCAGTTAGACAGCCGATTTTGTCGCAAAAAGACATTCATCAATTGGGTGAAATGTTATCGCAAATGGTGCCGAAAGCAACGCCGAACCCAAAAGCCAGCGAGTCCCTGAAGCAGGGTGAGCAGGGCAGTCGTTTTTTAGGTTCCGGTATGGAGTATGAAGAAAGCCGCTTGTATCAACCGGGTGATGAAGTTCGTCGCATCAACTGGCGTTTGATGGCACGTACCGGACAAGCCTATACCAAATTATTTCAGGAAGAGCGCCAGGAAAGTTGGACGTTACTGGTCGACCAACGCCAGTCCATGCGGTTTGGTACTCAGCAGCGGTTAAAGGTCACGCAAGCGGTTCGTGTTGCCGGGTATTATGCTTGGCAAGCTCAAATAGCAGGACTGCCGGTAGATGCCATTCGTTTATCGGAAACGGTGAAATCCACGCCGATTTTTGAAGGCCGTAGCAGCTACGAACAGTTGATGGAATTCCTGTCGGTGCCTCAGCCGCCGATGACAGTGGCGAAAGAGCCTCGCCTGCATGATGAGCTGTTGGAGTGCCAGAAACGATTGCAAGTGGGTTCACGTCTTATCATCATCAGTGATTTTCAGGATTTGGATGATGCCACTTTGAATGTCATGGCGGCGTTGCAGCAGAAAGTCATGCTCAAAGCGGTGTTGGTCTATGATGCGGTTGAGAAGCAACTTCCGGCGATTTCCGGGCTTAAACTGCAAAGCTTGAGTGGCCGAACACAGGCGCACAGTTTGACCCATCAAGATTACGTTGCTTATGAAACCTGGGCAAGCCAATATTTTGAGACCTTGCGCCAAAAACTGTCACGTGTAGGCGTGACGTTTATTGAAATCTCGACTCAAGACGATTTGTTGAAGCTACACCGTCATGTTGGTTTTGCGGGGGCGGCGTGATGAATATTCTTCGACGTTTTATAAAACAGCCATTGTCTCGACTCTCTTTTGCAGTAGCCAGTCTGCTTGTATTTTTCCTCACCAATAGCGTTGCTGCACAAGATGCACCTGCAACTACGTCTGCCGATTCAGCCAGACAGGCTCAAGACTTGTCGGCACAATTGATTGATATTGAGTTGCCCAGCCAGCCGGGAACGAATTGGTGGTTTTGGTTGGAAATCGGGCTGATTGCAGTGGGGGTGCTGATTTTAGCAGGCGTGCTTTATTGGCTGCGTAATCGCTACTGGAGACGCTTTCACCTTCGTTGGCAGTTGAAAAAATTGAACAATCATTGGTCTAAGCAACCGAGCATGGGTGATCAAGATGAGGGTCATGAAGAAGCCCTAAAACTATTCCAAATTTTCGATGATGCTAAACGCCATCAGTTATTGTTGGCTGAAGATGCGTTGATCTTAAAGCAAACTTTAGAACCACTTTGTTTCAGTCGTAGTCATGCTTCACGTGAAACATTGGTTGCCACTTTGGATGCCTTGAAACAGGCGTTGAATGCGCATGAAAAACATCTGCTGAAAACTTTACCGGGCATGCTTGCAGGTAGGTGGCGTGCTACAATAACAGTCATTTTTTCCCGAATTAAGGGAAAGTCCGTGAATTCGGTCAATTCCAGCCAAGGAGAACATCATGGTCAGTGATGGCATGACTTGGACGGCGTTTTGGCAAGAGATCCCACAATGGTCGACTTGGATTTTCCAACATCCAACGGCTTTGGTGTTGGTTGGTTTAGCACCCGTTTTGACATTAATTTTCTGGGCGGCATCTAAAAGCAAGGCGCGCCTATCCGGGTTAAGTGATTGGGATGAAGTCGCGGAAATGAAATCCATGTCTTTCCGTCATCCATTGATTGACCGCATGCATTGGGTTATGCAGCCACAAACCAAATCAAGTTTTTGGCGCTGGGCGTTGCAAGTTCTACGCTGGAGTATCTTGGCGCTATTGGCGATTGCTTTGGCAAGTCCGGTGAAAGAGGTGCCTTTGCCGCCTGAGCCGCAAACCAAAACCGTGCGGGATTTGGTGTTTGTGATTGAGTCTTCTGCCAGCTTTTTGTTGCCGGACTATGAAATGAATGGTCAACCGACTACGCGTATGGCAGTGGTGAAATCGGTACTTGATCAGTTTGTCTCCGGGCTGCAGGGCAACCGCTTCAGTTTTATTGTTTATGCTGAGCAGGCATTCACGTTAATGCCACTGACTACGGATGCCGTTACGGCGCGATTGATGCTCAAACGCCTGAGACCTTATCTAGCGGGTCGTACGGATGAAGGCGCTGGTGAAGCTTTGGGGTTAGGGCTTCAACAAACTGAAAACTCGACGAAAACCACACAAAAACGCGTAGTGATCTTTATCTCGGATGGGCAATCTCGTGCTAGCCGGATTCCGTTGGATGATGCCATTACTTACGCGCAAGGTTTGAATGTGCCTATTTACACCATCGGGGTCGGCGCGGGGAGTGCACAAGCTGATAAGCGCGCGTTTACCGGTCTGTTATATCAACCATTGAAAAGTGGTATGTTGCAGCATTTGGCGGCTGAAACCGGTGGACGTTATTATCAGGTAAACGGTGAAGCCAGCTTACAGAAAGTATTGCAGGCCATTGATCAAACTGAAGGTGCGCAACTGGAAACACCACAGAAGAAAACCGCGAAAATAGAGCTCTATCCTTATTTTGTCGCATTAGCATTGATGCTATTTGTGCTCTATTTTGCATTGGTGCAACTGCTGGCGAAACGCTTGCAGACAGAGGAGGCGGCATAATGCAAAGTTGGCTGTCTTCTATAGAAAATCACTTAATACGCTTCTTCAATGAGATGTGGACACTCGTTTGGCCTGACGGTTGGGAATGGCGTGATGCGCAGACCCTCTGGTTTGTGTTGGTACCAATCATTTGGTGGCTGGTTGCTTATGTGATTAAAAAACGTCAAACCGCACACTATGCTGATGCCGAGTTACTGCCTTGGGTAAAAGCCGATGCTGCTGCACTTAATGGAATGGGCTCTTCTGCGAATCTGGCTGATGGCGACGGCAGGAGTACGACCCCCCAACCTGGCAGATTTTTCTCGCCTTACCCCTTCGGGCGGCGAGTTCTTTGTTTATGGCATTTTATTAAGCGTGGTTTGAGCAAACTTGTATCGCCAATGGCATTCTTATCTTTTGCCTGGATCGCCATGATTATTTCTCTTGCAGGACCAAGAAGTGCGATTCCCGCGCCAAATGAATCCTCTCGTGCTGGCGTCGATATTTTGATTGGTCTGGATGTATCCCGTTCTATGTTGGTTCAAGATATGGGGGGTAATCGTTTTATTTTCAGCCGTGCTTTGATTGAATCCTTATTGAACCGTTTGGAGCCAAATGATCGTGTCGGGTTGATGGTGTATGCTGGAAAACCGCATTTGGTGACGCCGTTGGCATTTGACAGAGGGCTATTCAAACATTATTTGGGCTTGGTACGTCCGGGCATGTTACCGACCAGAGGGTCGCAGATTTATCCAGCGCTTGATTTTGGATTGAAACATCTCAAACAAACGGCAGGCAAGGCGCAAGTATTGGTGATGTTGACCAATGGTGAACCTGTCGAGTATCAGCCGCAAACGCTGCCGGAAGATTTGGCAAAGAGAAGCGATAAAACGGCAGACAATGATGTTTCAGGCTCTAAAGTGATTTTGGTCGGTGTTGGTAAAAACGCAGCAAGCCGTATTCCTGAGTTTACCGACCCAACCGGATATTTACACGCTTTTGGCAAGTTGGTGACGTCTCGCTTGGAAGCGGACTTTTTGAAAAAACTTGCAGGACAAGTGGCGGGACAGTATCTGCAAGCAACGGATCAGGGCGCATTTTTAGAACAACTCCTGAGTGCGGTAACAGAGCAGGCGCAAAAACGTACTATTGTGTCTTCAACGCCGATTTGGCAAGACCATGCTTGGCCATTTGAGTTGGCGGCCTTTATTTTACTGGTGTTGGCGTTCTATCCAGTTAAATTGGGATCACAAGTTTCCGGTTCAGTTAGTGTGCTGGCGGTTGGATTGCTTTCTGCAAGTCTGCTTGGGTTGCCAACGCCTTCTCAGGCGCAAGATGATGCGGAAGCTTCATCAATGAACTTAAGTGCCAGCCAACAAGTCGCCAAACAACAGCAGGCATACCAAGCCTTCCAATCGAATGATTTTGATTTGTCTGAACAACTTTATGATGGATTGAACCAATATGAGGGTTGGTTTGGCGCTGGAGACGCTGCTTATCGCGCCGCTGATTATGAGTCGGCAGTGTTGTACTTTACGCAAGCTGCTGTTGGCGGGCGAAACGATAAAGAGCGTGCTCAGGCATTGTTTAATTTAGGGAATACCTTTTTCAAATCCAACTTATTTCCGCAAACGATAGAAGCTTATGAACAAGCCTTGGTCTATCTGCCAGATTATGACAAAGCCAAACATAATCTGGAGTTGGCGAAAAAAATGCAACGTCAGCAAAGAAAAGGTAAACAGCAAAACGACGAGAAGGGCAACGGAAGCGGTAGGGGCGATCAGTCTCGTGATGCGGAAGGCAGCTTTTATGGCGGACAAAAGCCAAATAATGAGCCGGGTAAAGGTGTGTCTGGTGATTCTCCAGAGGGAGAAAAGCAGGCGAAAGAATTTGTTTTGCCGGATGAAGAAGACCGTACCGATTTCCGTCTAAAACCATCTGAGAAGCTAGAAGCTACTGACAAGGCTGAAGAAACCGCGAATGCGATTTTAGATCAGCAAAAACGCAGAAGAACCATTGAGAAATTTGAGCAAAAAATGCAACAAGTTCAAGATAAACAGTCTTTGTTATTACAACACCTTTTTGAGCGGGAAGAAGGCTTTCAGGCTGAGCAAGAGCAGGCACATGATCTGCCAGGAGTGAAGCCATGGTAATGAGATGGACAAGTGTTTTGATGCGTCACGCAGGGCTGGTGCTGGCATTATCCTTGGTGGCGATGTCGGCAAAAGCTGACAGTGTGAATTTGTCGCCGCTGCAGATTACGTTGGGTGAGCCGGTGACCCTTATTTTGAAAGGGCACAATATTGAAGGTGACTTCGCAAAATTCGATAAACAAAAGATTCGTAATCAGTTTGAAATCTATGATGTGGATGGTGATTCCGATTACATGCGGTTAGTGCTTTATCCACGCCAAGCAGGACGCGTGCGTTTTCCTGCCCTCCATATCGGTGGCTTGCAGTTCGATGGTGCAGTGGTTCAAGTTGATCCAAATAACGATGTGGCTATCGAATGGCAACCCCCTAAAAACGTGGCTTATATGAACCAGTTGCAGGGTTGGAAAGTGCTGGTCAAAACTTCTGATCCGAGTTTGGGTGCGCGTATGCTTTTGCATCCACATGCCAATGATAAGGTAACGCATATTTTCACCGAACAACCGGTTGGCGGCAATCAACGTTGGTTGGGAAATCAGCGGATGTTTCAAATGCTGGTGGGAAGCGAGCAGCCTGGTAAGGTGAAGGTACGCACACCTATCGTTGAAGTACAAAATACAGGTAACGGACGCCCTTGGTTGTTTTTTGATGAAACCCACTGGATTCACGTGAAACCTTTACCAAGTTATCTGCCGGTTGCCATGCCGATAGGAAAGGTCTCATTGATGCCTAGCAAGCTAAGTTTCTGGCAGGTAGAGAACCAGCAGCTGGATTGGGAGTTAACGGTAAAAGGTGAAAATTTGGATCCAAACACCTTGCCGGACCCTACCAGTCAGTTTGCCTATAATCATGCGGTTGAATGGTTGATGCCAGATCAGAACAAACATGAGCAGTGGACGGAGAGCGGACTGATATCGGAGAGATTGATTAAGCAGCCGTTGCGCTTTGTTTCATTAGGATTGATTCGACTACCGGATATTAGAATCACTTATTTTGACCCTGCCTCCGGTAAGCTCGTCGACCAGTTTATAGCCGGTCAATGGGTGTTTTCTGTTCCTAGAGTCGTATATTGGCTGATGAACGCTTTGTTCTATGCATCCGTTATCTTTCTATTGTTGTTACTGGTATGGATATTCATGGATGCATGGCATAAGTGGCGTTTGATTGTAGCGATTAAACAGGCGCAAAGCAGAGATGAGATGTGGCAAATTCTTGTAACTTGGACGGTTTCTCAGTTTGGTGCAGAGGTGAAAAACCTAAGCTTCGGGCAGTGGGAAAATAAAATCCGTACCCATTATGGAGACTCATTCTCGCTGTCTGAGCTAGTTCATGCTTTGGATAAAGACCATTTCAGTTTGGATGATGAGGATGTTCGGAGTCTGGCATTGGAATGGGCGAAGTCGCTGCCCCTGTTTAAGTGGCAACGTGTCCGTGATCGACTGCTGGCGTTTAAGCTAAAACGTGCTTAAACGCCTTTAATAGCCTACCGTTTCAGAGGTTTCTTAAGGTTTTCCAGTACTTTGAGAAGGCTATGCTAAACGCATAAATCAAAGTGATGATGATAATGACTTGTCCGGCAATGGCCAAGCCATTAGAAAACGCATTTTCACGAACCAAGCTTGGAAACATCAGAAATAACCCAATCACTAATCCTATCGAGATAGTTTTTACCGCAATTTTGACGATGCTTTTAGTTAAGAGCTGTTTGTGCTCCGGTGAGCCAATTTCCATAAAGAGTTTCCTTGATTACGGGTTTAAATTAAATAGATTGTTTGACCCATTGTACAAAGCTTTGCAGAGGCATTGCACCTGATTGTCTGGCGATCTCTTTTCCATTTTTGAAGATGGCGAGTGTCGGAATAGAGCGAATATTAAATTTTCCTGCAATTTGCTGTTCAACTTCTGTATTGATTTTGACAAGCTTGGCATAAGGTTCTAGTTGTTGTGCAGCTTGGGCAAAAGTGGGCGCAAACATCTTACAAGGTCCGCACCATGGTGCCCAGAAATCTACAACAATCGGCTGATCGGTTTTGTCGATGGCACGCATCAATTGTTCACCGGACATTTCGACTGGCGTGCCGGTAAATAGAGGTTGTTTGCATTTACCGCAGGATGGAGATTGACTCAACTTTTCATCAGGAATGCGATTTAATCCACCGCAGTGTGGGCACATAATAATCATATTTGTTTCCTTTCAAGTGACTGTGTTTGGCGTATTTATAAGGTCGTTGTTTTCATTATTCAAGAGTCACAGAAAGGTCTTCAGATTTTAATCCAACCAATCAGGTTTAGGACTTTCACGTCCGCCGGCTTCAAAGCCTTCATCTACAAAACCATGCAACGTAAGGTCGTGGCAATGAATCAACTCAACTAATTTTGGGTCTTCCGCTGTCAGTGTCGCTTGCACGCCGTTTTCAATCGCTTCGTAATGCATGTTTATTTGGTCTTTGTATTCAAATAATGCTGCAAATAATGGATCCCAAGAGCGTATCGCTCTGCCCATGCCAAATCGCTTTCCCATGCCGATTACGTGATCTTGCAGTACTTTTGCCAGTTCTGAGTTTTGAGAAGTGGTCGTGGCAATAATGCCATTGTCGATTTTTTGCGTGTGGCGCTCTAGTTGTTCGTGTTGTTCAAGTAGTTTTGAGAAAAGCGCTTGGTCTTGCTTATGTTGTTCGTCAGTACCATGACCATGACGATAAGGTTTGCCATGAACAGTTTTCATAGAAAGTCCTTGAGTAGGATGGTGAAAGATTATTTTAGGAGATTTTTCAAAAAAAAGCGCCGAATAAATCGGCGCGATTTTCAACTGAGGAGCATATTCAAATAAGCTTAGGAGGTCTTAATTGAATATTATTTGAGTTAATGAAATTAGGTTTCGGAGAAACCCAGTTAACGAAAATCCTTATTCGTTAACCTGAAATAAAGTTTACGCCTAAATTTAATACAAGAGATTTGAGGGAGTGTGAAATTGTATTGAAGAAAGCTGACTGGATGCTAAAAGCCTTCGCCTAACGCTGAGTAAATCAGCGAAAAGGCGATGGAAGAGGAGGATTGTTGTTTTTATTTTTTGTCAGTTGAATTCAGTACGTTGTAATTAGCTTGTGCTTGAAAATTAGCAGAATAGGTCAAACCATTGGTGGTTTCGCCTTTTTCTGTCGCTTCAGTGCTAGCGGAATCTTTTTCGTTCACTCTACGACTTTTCGCCAAATTGAGATAGTCTGATTGCAGCGATTGATTTTTATCCGAAAGTGTTACGGTTGAATTACCCGCAGAAGAGGAAGTTGTCGTCGATTTTTCTGTGACTTTAGGTTCTTTTGCCGTCGTATCAGATAACCCATTAGACTGCATATAAGTGGCTTGGGTTGCACTTGCTAAAACAGGATTAACATTGTTCATAACAGCATTCCTTTTGCGTATCGGAATTGTGCGTTCCTCGCACATTTCTTTCAGTATGAAACTCAATTATAAGAAAAAAATACAAAAAGTCTAGTTTCTTCAATTAGTTAGTGATTCTTAAAAAG
This portion of the Hydrogenovibrio marinus genome encodes:
- a CDS encoding BatD family protein gives rise to the protein MVMRWTSVLMRHAGLVLALSLVAMSAKADSVNLSPLQITLGEPVTLILKGHNIEGDFAKFDKQKIRNQFEIYDVDGDSDYMRLVLYPRQAGRVRFPALHIGGLQFDGAVVQVDPNNDVAIEWQPPKNVAYMNQLQGWKVLVKTSDPSLGARMLLHPHANDKVTHIFTEQPVGGNQRWLGNQRMFQMLVGSEQPGKVKVRTPIVEVQNTGNGRPWLFFDETHWIHVKPLPSYLPVAMPIGKVSLMPSKLSFWQVENQQLDWELTVKGENLDPNTLPDPTSQFAYNHAVEWLMPDQNKHEQWTESGLISERLIKQPLRFVSLGLIRLPDIRITYFDPASGKLVDQFIAGQWVFSVPRVVYWLMNALFYASVIFLLLLLVWIFMDAWHKWRLIVAIKQAQSRDEMWQILVTWTVSQFGAEVKNLSFGQWENKIRTHYGDSFSLSELVHALDKDHFSLDDEDVRSLALEWAKSLPLFKWQRVRDRLLAFKLKRA
- the trxC gene encoding thioredoxin TrxC, with protein sequence MIIMCPHCGGLNRIPDEKLSQSPSCGKCKQPLFTGTPVEMSGEQLMRAIDKTDQPIVVDFWAPWCGPCKMFAPTFAQAAQQLEPYAKLVKINTEVEQQIAGKFNIRSIPTLAIFKNGKEIARQSGAMPLQSFVQWVKQSI